In the Rhea pennata isolate bPtePen1 unplaced genomic scaffold, bPtePen1.pri scaffold_177, whole genome shotgun sequence genome, one interval contains:
- the LOC134154239 gene encoding uncharacterized protein LOC134154239 gives MLRYFLQGAGGPPGPPHRFEGAGGLRPAACRHCRSLVSAALHARAHPRTPVHTHARPRTPTHAPPPLRGRRGAAPGRLPPLPQPGERRLARPRTPTHACAHPRTPTHTHARPPTASRAPGGCARPPAATAAAW, from the coding sequence ATGCTGCGCTACTTCCTGCagggcgccggggggccgccggggcccccccACCGCTTCGagggcgccggggggctgcgcccGGCCGCCTGCCGCCACTGCCGCAGCCTGGTGAGCGCCGCCTTGCACGCCCGCGCACACCCACGCACGCCTGTGCACACCCACGCACGCCCACGCACACCCACGCACGCCCCCCCACCGCTTCGagggcgccggggggctgcgcccGGCCGCCTGCCGCCACTGCCGCAGCCTGGTGAGCGCCGCCTTGCACGCCCGCGCACACCCACGCACGCCTGTGCACACCCACGCACGCCCACGCACACCCACGCACGCCCCCCCACCGCTTCGagggcgccggggggctgcgcccGGCCGCCTGCC